The proteins below come from a single Fodinicola acaciae genomic window:
- a CDS encoding SAM-dependent methyltransferase, whose protein sequence is MSHELPIDTTKPSIARVYDFALGGKDNFEVDRAVFNKMIGIDPNMPTVARLHRDWSRKVTRWLTESVGIDQFVDCGSGLPTMDNTHEVAQRSNPEALVVYVDNDPTVIAHGRALLEDNDRTVFIDADLRDPDAVFLHDRVHGFLDMERPIGLIQGATIHHISDLAEQQALMRRYVDYLPSGSYVALTHVHNPRDGSELDRMASGIEEAYRTTNATTRFKTYDEILTLFDGLEFVDPGLVPLHRWWPGGPLTGKEPTIYGMVIGGIARKP, encoded by the coding sequence GTGTCCCACGAACTACCGATTGACACCACCAAGCCGAGCATCGCGCGCGTCTACGATTTCGCCCTCGGCGGCAAGGACAACTTCGAGGTCGACCGGGCCGTCTTCAACAAGATGATCGGCATCGATCCCAACATGCCGACGGTGGCGCGGCTGCACCGCGACTGGTCGCGCAAGGTCACCAGATGGCTGACCGAGTCGGTCGGCATCGACCAGTTCGTGGACTGCGGTTCCGGCCTGCCGACGATGGACAACACGCACGAGGTCGCCCAGCGGTCCAACCCGGAGGCGCTCGTCGTCTACGTCGACAACGACCCGACCGTCATCGCGCACGGCCGTGCGTTGCTGGAGGACAACGACCGTACGGTCTTCATCGACGCCGACCTGCGCGATCCGGACGCGGTGTTCCTACACGACCGCGTGCACGGTTTCCTCGACATGGAGCGGCCGATCGGCCTCATCCAGGGCGCGACCATCCACCACATCAGCGACCTCGCCGAGCAGCAGGCGCTGATGCGCCGCTATGTCGACTACCTGCCGTCCGGGTCGTACGTCGCACTGACCCACGTGCACAACCCGCGCGACGGCAGTGAGCTCGACCGGATGGCCAGCGGCATCGAAGAAGCGTATCGGACGACCAACGCGACCACGCGTTTCAAGACGTACGACGAAATTCTCACGCTCTTCGACGGGCTGGAGTTCGTCGACCCCGGCCTGGTGCCGCTGCACCGGTGGTGGCCGGGTGGTCCGCTCACCGGCAAGGAGCCGACCATCTATGGCATGGTGATCGGCGGCATCGCACGTAAGCCTTAA
- a CDS encoding VOC family protein, translating into MPNPVVHFEITGANPAGLRDYYAGLFGWTYEVGDASAEEVSAPGEYGFVPASVAGINGGVAGGDGHRPRVLFYVGVDNVEEALAKAESLGGKRQLGPKGTPGTLVVGQFTDPEGNLIGVAGER; encoded by the coding sequence ATGCCGAATCCGGTCGTACATTTCGAGATCACCGGCGCCAACCCCGCTGGCCTGCGCGATTACTACGCCGGCCTGTTCGGTTGGACGTACGAGGTGGGGGACGCGAGCGCCGAGGAGGTGTCCGCGCCAGGCGAGTACGGCTTCGTGCCGGCGAGCGTCGCCGGCATCAACGGTGGCGTCGCCGGTGGCGACGGCCATCGGCCGCGCGTCCTGTTCTATGTCGGCGTCGACAACGTCGAAGAAGCGTTGGCGAAGGCCGAAAGTCTTGGCGGCAAACGTCAGCTGGGGCCGAAAGGCACGCCGGGGACGCTGGTCGTCGGCCAGTTCACCGACCCGGAAGGCAACCTGATCGGGGTCGCCGGCGAACGCTAA
- a CDS encoding ROK family transcriptional regulator, whose product MELPNQAPAAALVFQTMLAHGPLSRAEIGRRTGLSSGAVTKATAPLLDDDWIVELGRPAGEPVAGRPATLVAVRAERAQFLGVKITEDELFGVLTDLTATPLTTRRSRLPARDVASVVAAIARLVRALLPAEATRLHSLGVTLSGDVDGPTGAVHHSPFLDWHGVDLARLVEDATGIATVIENDVRALTAAEQWFGAGAGLASFALVTIGAGIGCGISIGGRVVSGAHGVSGEIGHLPVGAPDRVCTCGNTGCVEAVASTRAIVEQARQATGDPALSMDDAVRLAHEGDQAVRTVFTRAGEALGLAIASVANLIGPERIIISGEGVASYDLFADQTRQTFVRHAFGAAAECELTVRPLPFEEWARGGAAVAAQTLVAPTKTRRVTAL is encoded by the coding sequence GTGGAGCTTCCCAACCAGGCACCGGCCGCCGCGCTGGTCTTCCAGACGATGCTCGCGCACGGTCCGCTGTCCCGCGCCGAGATCGGCCGGCGGACCGGTCTGTCCTCCGGCGCGGTCACCAAGGCGACCGCGCCATTGCTGGACGACGACTGGATCGTGGAGCTCGGCCGGCCAGCCGGTGAGCCGGTCGCCGGCCGGCCGGCGACGCTGGTTGCCGTACGCGCCGAGCGCGCGCAGTTTCTCGGCGTCAAGATCACCGAGGACGAGCTGTTCGGCGTGCTCACCGACCTGACCGCCACGCCGCTGACCACCCGCCGCTCACGCCTTCCGGCGCGTGACGTGGCGAGTGTGGTCGCGGCGATCGCGCGGCTCGTACGCGCGTTGCTGCCGGCGGAAGCCACCCGGCTGCACAGCCTCGGCGTCACGCTGTCCGGCGATGTCGACGGACCCACCGGCGCTGTCCACCACTCGCCGTTCCTGGACTGGCACGGCGTCGACCTGGCCAGACTGGTGGAGGACGCGACCGGCATCGCGACCGTGATCGAAAACGACGTACGCGCGCTGACCGCCGCCGAGCAGTGGTTTGGCGCCGGCGCTGGCTTGGCGTCGTTTGCGCTGGTCACAATAGGTGCCGGCATCGGCTGCGGGATCTCCATCGGCGGCCGGGTGGTGTCCGGCGCGCACGGCGTCTCCGGCGAGATCGGCCATCTGCCGGTCGGCGCGCCCGACCGGGTCTGCACCTGCGGCAACACCGGTTGCGTGGAGGCGGTCGCGTCGACGCGCGCGATCGTCGAGCAGGCGCGGCAGGCGACCGGCGATCCGGCGCTGTCGATGGACGACGCCGTCAGGCTGGCACACGAAGGCGACCAAGCCGTACGCACCGTCTTCACCCGCGCCGGCGAGGCGTTGGGCCTGGCCATCGCGTCGGTCGCCAACCTGATCGGACCGGAGCGGATCATCATCTCCGGCGAAGGCGTCGCCTCGTACGACCTGTTCGCCGACCAGACCCGGCAGACCTTCGTGCGGCACGCTTTCGGCGCGGCGGCCGAATGCGAGCTGACCGTACGGCCGCTGCCGTTCGAGGAATGGGCTCGCGGCGGCGCCGCGGTCGCGGCCCAAACCCTGGTCGCGCCAACGAAAACCCGGCGCGTCACAGCACTCTAA